The region CGTCGTAGCCCAGCTTCAGCTCGCCGCGCTCCAGTACGCGGCCGTAGGCGTCGCCCAGGATGGGGAGCAGCACCTTGCCCGCCATCTCGCCCTTGAGCGGCTGCCAGTCGATGTCGAAGTACGGCGCGTACGGGGAAGACGGGCCGTTCTCCAGCACGTCGCGCCACCACGGGTTGCCCTCGCCCAATATGCCCATGTGGTTGGGCACCACGTCCACCAGGTGCCCCAGCCCGTGCTCGCGCAGGGCCCCGCACAGGCGCTCGTGGTCGGCCTCGGTGCCGATCTCGGGGTTCAGCTCGTTGTGGTCGGTGATGTCGTAGCCGTGCATGCTGCCCGGCCGCGCGCGCAGGTACGGCGACGCGTACAGGTCCGAGACGCCCAGCTCGGCCAGGTACGGCACCACGGCCTCGGCGTCGCGGAAGGTGAACCGGTGGTTCAGCTGCACGCGGTAGGTGGAGCGGGGAACGCGCTCGCGGGCGCCCTCCGCGGTGGGATG is a window of Longimicrobiaceae bacterium DNA encoding:
- a CDS encoding alpha-amylase family glycosyl hydrolase codes for the protein MQAPEHPTHPTAEGARERVPRSTYRVQLNHRFTFRDAEAVVPYLAELGVSDLYASPYLRARPGSMHGYDITDHNELNPEIGTEADHERLCGALREHGLGHLVDVVPNHMGILGEGNPWWRDVLENGPSSPYAPYFDIDWQPLKGEMAGKVLLPILGDAYGRVLERGELKLGYDGEGGFTLRYFEHDLPVAPASAAPLLRDASDRLRRVLDAEDEHRMELESIVTALENLPPRTAADPASKAARRRERVVIRRRLAALCHGSAEVCR